A region of Candidatus Eisenbacteria bacterium DNA encodes the following proteins:
- a CDS encoding citrate (Si)-synthase — MATLQERLAQQIPKIREDIRGLVKDHGSKVISEVTVEQAYGGMRGVKGLVCDTSVVELDQGLIIRGIPIAKLTDKLPEEIFYLLLTGELPDKAALKALQDDFKKRSGVPSYVWDVLKAMPADSHPMVMFDTGILVMEKESLFRKRYDEGMKKDEYWQPMLEDSLTLIARLPELAAGVYRMRFGKGQRIASKPGLDMGADYVHMLGLPDPTGEFANLMRLYLVLHSDHEGGNVSAFSAHTVASALSDIYYALSAGLNGLAGPLHGLANQECLAFVIQLKEHFKGVPTDEELKKFAWETLNSGKVIPGYGHAVLRVTDPRFTAFLEFGNRVCPEDPIFKIVDRIFAIVPAVLKEQGKAKDPWPNVDAGSGSLLYHFGLTEFSYYTVLFSVSRAMGICAQAIVNRAIGSAIVRPKSVSTEWMKKTASK; from the coding sequence ATGGCAACTCTGCAAGAAAGACTGGCTCAGCAGATTCCCAAGATCAGGGAAGACATCCGCGGGCTTGTCAAAGACCACGGAAGCAAGGTCATCTCAGAGGTGACGGTTGAGCAAGCCTACGGAGGAATGCGAGGTGTGAAAGGCCTCGTTTGTGATACCTCTGTTGTCGAGCTTGACCAGGGCTTGATCATACGCGGCATTCCCATCGCCAAGCTGACGGACAAACTTCCGGAGGAGATTTTCTATCTGCTTCTGACCGGCGAGCTCCCAGACAAGGCCGCTCTGAAGGCCCTGCAGGATGATTTCAAGAAGCGCTCGGGCGTGCCTTCTTACGTGTGGGACGTGCTCAAGGCCATGCCGGCCGATTCCCATCCCATGGTCATGTTCGACACCGGCATTCTGGTGATGGAGAAGGAATCACTTTTCAGGAAGCGCTACGATGAGGGCATGAAGAAAGATGAATACTGGCAACCGATGCTCGAGGACTCTCTCACGTTGATTGCAAGACTGCCCGAGCTTGCCGCCGGTGTGTACCGCATGCGCTTCGGCAAGGGTCAGCGAATTGCTTCCAAGCCCGGTCTGGACATGGGCGCAGACTATGTCCACATGCTCGGACTTCCTGATCCGACAGGCGAGTTTGCCAACCTGATGAGGTTGTACCTGGTGCTTCACAGTGATCACGAAGGTGGAAACGTCAGCGCCTTCTCGGCGCACACCGTTGCCTCCGCTCTCTCAGACATCTACTATGCGCTCTCGGCGGGCCTCAACGGTCTGGCTGGACCGCTGCACGGTCTTGCCAACCAGGAGTGCCTCGCCTTCGTGATTCAGCTCAAGGAGCACTTCAAGGGTGTTCCGACAGACGAGGAGTTGAAGAAATTTGCATGGGAGACGCTCAACTCGGGAAAAGTGATTCCGGGTTACGGGCACGCGGTCTTGAGAGTGACAGACCCGAGATTCACGGCGTTTCTCGAGTTCGGAAATCGTGTCTGCCCCGAGGATCCGATATTCAAGATTGTGGATCGCATCTTCGCCATCGTCCCTGCCGTGCTTAAAGAGCAGGGCAAGGCGAAGGACCCGTGGCCGAACGTGGACGCCGGCTCCGGCTCGCTCCTTTATCATTTCGGTCTCACGGAATTCTCGTACTACACGGTGCTTTTCAGCGTATCGCGTGCGATGGGGATTTGCGCGCAGGCGATCGTGAACAGAGCCATCGGCTCTGCCATCGTGCGTCCCAAGTCGGTTTCGACCGAGTGGATGAAGAAGACCGCCAGCAAGTGA
- a CDS encoding DUF134 domain-containing protein, with amino-acid sequence MPRPCKLRRVMCDPDAVSFKPCGIPLRDLEAVSLTLDELEAIRLADLEGLYQEDAAQRMRISRQTFGNIVSSAHRKVADFLVNSKNLTVEGGVVVMRERSFTCGQCGHVWPVAFGTGRPCECPQCKNANVQRSEDQRCVGRRAGQGRGHGSCCRGSK; translated from the coding sequence ATGCCCAGACCCTGTAAGTTGAGAAGAGTGATGTGCGACCCTGATGCCGTGAGTTTCAAGCCATGCGGGATACCGCTCAGGGACCTTGAGGCCGTCTCTTTGACGTTGGACGAGCTGGAGGCGATCAGGCTTGCGGATCTTGAAGGATTGTATCAGGAGGATGCCGCCCAGAGAATGCGCATCTCCCGGCAGACCTTTGGAAACATAGTTTCCTCGGCTCACCGGAAGGTGGCGGATTTCCTGGTCAATTCCAAGAATCTGACCGTAGAAGGGGGTGTTGTCGTGATGCGAGAGCGTAGTTTCACGTGTGGCCAGTGCGGGCACGTGTGGCCGGTGGCGTTCGGAACCGGAAGACCGTGCGAGTGTCCCCAGTGTAAGAACGCGAACGTACAGCGCTCGGAGGATCAACGTTGCGTCGGACGAAGAGCCGGCCAAGGTCGTGGCCACGGATCATGTTGCAGGGGGTCGAAATGA
- a CDS encoding NifB/NifX family molybdenum-iron cluster-binding protein, whose protein sequence is MKLCIPTIDAKGIDSIVSDHFGSAPYFTLFDTESNEIAATENPHGEHTHGGCMPVAVLKTLQADAVLCKGMGARAVGLLGEAGIKALLVDAKTVSEAIEQFKAKSTRSLDAETACRRHECHSKTE, encoded by the coding sequence ATGAAGCTGTGTATACCTACTATCGATGCCAAGGGGATTGATTCCATTGTCTCTGACCATTTTGGGAGTGCACCGTATTTCACTCTGTTTGATACGGAGAGCAACGAGATTGCGGCGACGGAGAATCCGCACGGCGAGCACACACACGGTGGATGCATGCCGGTTGCCGTGCTGAAGACGCTTCAAGCCGACGCAGTGCTCTGCAAAGGAATGGGAGCAAGAGCTGTCGGTCTGCTCGGAGAGGCAGGAATCAAAGCCCTTCTTGTCGACGCGAAGACCGTGTCGGAAGCAATCGAACAATTCAAGGCGAAGAGCACAAGAAGTCTGGATGCCGAGACTGCCTGTCGGAGACACGAGTGCCATTCGAAAACGGAGTGA
- a CDS encoding cupin domain-containing protein, producing MPKLIVLDSTAKEYMRVLAGPPETVTMRSGLVVLTSGKSVGTHNTDNYEEVLVVLEGKGKMVITGGATLQLKSGAVAYCPPKTEHNVSCTGPGRLKYLYIVARAE from the coding sequence GTGCCGAAGTTGATCGTGCTGGATTCGACAGCAAAGGAATACATGAGGGTGCTCGCCGGCCCACCTGAGACGGTGACGATGCGCTCCGGCCTTGTCGTGCTAACCTCTGGCAAATCGGTCGGGACCCACAACACGGATAACTATGAGGAAGTCCTCGTCGTGCTGGAGGGTAAGGGCAAGATGGTGATCACCGGTGGCGCCACGTTGCAGCTCAAGTCCGGTGCCGTGGCCTACTGCCCTCCCAAGACCGAGCACAACGTCTCTTGCACGGGGCCCGGGCGATTGAAATATCTGTACATCGTGGCACGCGCCGAATGA
- a CDS encoding SEC-C metal-binding domain-containing protein: MRRNDPCPCGTGKKYKRCCLSSNH; this comes from the coding sequence ATCCGTCGAAACGATCCGTGTCCTTGTGGAACTGGAAAAAAGTACAAGAGGTGTTGCCTGTCGTCTAATCACTGA
- a CDS encoding FAD-dependent oxidoreductase — protein sequence MNEDVVTSDSRVLVTSASHEREDCAELVQPSPCSQACPIGTNVKAYVSLIATGRFDEALAVASEPNPFPGICGRVCTHPCEDKCNRSERDDPVAIAWLKRFAADYELRRGRDKVKPANVWRKEKIAIVGAGPAGLTAAKDLVLKGYPVTVFEALPKPGGMLYSGIPTFRLPRRIIDIEIAAIKDLGVTIKTGTTFGKDVTLDSLKAEGYKAFLLAIGAYKSLKLGVPGEELNGVHDCLGFLFKVNEGKHPGLSGKVAVIGGGSSAVDSARAAVRVGAESVEIFYRRTEKEMPAAKTEVEEAKHEGVKVHLLVAPVEVIGKDGKVTAMKLQKMQLGEPDASGRRRPVPIEGSEYVVEIDHVISAIGQQPDVSFAQEMKDLKITRWNTVETNSETLRSSMEGVYAAGDAVTGPATVVGAIASGHRAASAIHSFLSGERMVLPPGMGETRREYELKPPEPPVLPRKSIEKHEVKSFKGNFEEIELGFTEAAAMEEALRCMRCGPCFECELCIQECEKEVMVFGSSRSEIFPFVVRVPEDARDSLDGARAVLSLSATTSDAKPEAGRQTGTAETQIEGTLVNIVAAVNEELCRGCGKCEEVCLYAAPRVSYKKERGALISSVNEKECKGCGTCVAMCPSGAMQQKYFSDEMIIRTLKEHLAPVGEEAATATS from the coding sequence ATGAACGAAGATGTCGTCACCTCTGATTCGAGGGTTCTTGTTACGTCAGCTTCTCACGAGCGCGAGGATTGTGCTGAACTTGTCCAGCCGTCTCCCTGTAGTCAGGCCTGCCCGATCGGGACGAACGTCAAAGCGTATGTTTCTCTGATTGCGACGGGCAGATTCGACGAAGCCCTTGCCGTGGCGAGCGAACCGAATCCTTTTCCCGGAATCTGTGGACGCGTCTGCACGCATCCGTGTGAAGACAAGTGCAATCGGAGCGAGCGCGATGACCCTGTTGCCATAGCGTGGCTGAAGCGCTTCGCGGCGGACTATGAGCTTCGCCGCGGAAGGGACAAGGTCAAGCCCGCCAACGTATGGCGGAAGGAAAAGATCGCCATCGTCGGCGCCGGGCCTGCCGGCCTAACTGCTGCCAAGGACCTGGTACTCAAGGGTTATCCTGTCACAGTGTTCGAGGCGCTGCCCAAACCGGGCGGGATGCTCTACTCGGGGATTCCCACCTTCAGGCTTCCGCGCCGCATCATTGATATCGAAATAGCCGCGATCAAGGACCTGGGCGTGACCATCAAGACTGGCACCACCTTCGGAAAAGATGTCACGCTCGACTCTCTCAAGGCCGAAGGCTATAAGGCCTTCCTACTTGCCATAGGCGCCTACAAGAGTCTCAAGCTCGGCGTGCCTGGTGAAGAGCTGAACGGCGTCCACGATTGTCTGGGTTTTCTCTTCAAAGTGAACGAAGGTAAACATCCCGGTCTCTCCGGCAAAGTCGCCGTGATCGGCGGAGGAAGCTCGGCCGTTGACTCGGCGAGGGCGGCGGTCAGAGTGGGCGCGGAATCCGTCGAGATCTTCTATCGCCGAACTGAAAAAGAGATGCCTGCAGCGAAGACGGAAGTGGAGGAGGCAAAACACGAAGGCGTTAAGGTACACCTACTGGTGGCCCCCGTCGAGGTCATTGGGAAGGACGGCAAGGTTACGGCCATGAAGCTCCAGAAGATGCAGCTCGGCGAGCCGGACGCCAGCGGTAGACGACGGCCGGTTCCGATTGAGGGTTCCGAATACGTCGTGGAAATCGATCACGTCATAAGTGCCATAGGCCAACAACCTGACGTGTCCTTTGCGCAGGAGATGAAAGACCTCAAGATCACGCGCTGGAATACCGTGGAAACAAACAGCGAGACGCTCAGAAGCTCTATGGAAGGAGTTTATGCCGCCGGTGACGCCGTGACCGGTCCGGCCACCGTTGTCGGGGCAATAGCCTCAGGTCACAGGGCGGCCTCCGCCATACACAGTTTCTTGAGTGGAGAACGGATGGTTCTTCCGCCGGGGATGGGTGAGACGAGACGCGAATACGAGCTTAAGCCGCCCGAGCCGCCCGTTCTTCCCAGAAAGTCCATAGAGAAGCACGAGGTCAAGAGTTTCAAAGGGAATTTCGAGGAAATCGAACTCGGCTTCACCGAGGCCGCGGCCATGGAAGAAGCGCTGAGGTGCATGCGCTGTGGTCCGTGCTTCGAGTGCGAGCTCTGCATTCAGGAATGTGAGAAAGAAGTCATGGTGTTCGGGAGCTCTCGGAGCGAGATCTTTCCTTTTGTGGTACGAGTTCCCGAGGACGCGCGCGACTCTCTCGACGGCGCGCGCGCCGTCCTGTCACTTTCTGCGACAACTTCGGACGCCAAGCCTGAGGCGGGTCGGCAGACCGGGACCGCGGAGACTCAGATCGAAGGCACTCTCGTGAATATCGTTGCTGCCGTGAACGAAGAGCTATGCCGTGGATGCGGAAAGTGCGAAGAAGTTTGTCTCTATGCCGCTCCACGCGTGAGCTACAAGAAGGAGCGCGGAGCGCTCATTTCGTCCGTCAACGAGAAAGAATGCAAGGGTTGCGGCACCTGTGTCGCGATGTGTCCGTCGGGTGCGATGCAACAGAAATACTTCAGTGACGAAATGATTATCCGAACACTGAAGGAGCATCTCGCCCCAGTGGGGGAAGAAGCTGCTACGGCAACCTCGTGA
- a CDS encoding FAD-dependent oxidoreductase, which yields MSSAARITNHPIIDVVERREIPFTFNGTKLTAKEGEVISSALFANGVHEFGHHPRDGSPQGIFCVNGQCSQCLVIADGVPVKACMTLVRKDIDVRSCEGLPSLPEFDEPVSFEEVPQFDTEVLVIGAGPAGLCASIELGKLGLNVILIDDKPALGGKLTLQTHQFFGSRTDCFAGTRGIDIAELLSRQLAELSNVEVWTQSLAVGVFLDRKVGVLRSGRYVLVSPKILLVACGAREKSLGFVGCDLPGVYGAGAFQTLANRDLVRPAEKLFVVGGGNVGLIGSYHALQAGIKVAGLCEALPECTGYKVHLDKIRRLGVSVFTSHTVVRAEGKGRVTGVTIARCGKDFKPIAGTEKSFKVDTILIAVGLSSVNELFLQAKECGMEVYAAGDSEEIAEASAAIFSGKLLGRKIARRLNVECDIPPEWEGLACVLRSKPGPVHEPDAPPPGLLRFPVIRCVQEIPCNPCTKVCPKKAIFIPGDSLMGRPQFRRACLGCARCVAGCPGLAIVMVELDYDPEGKVALLTVPFEFSEEVIPEGKQVETADFEGKRLGHGTVVAVKNNPTQNRCRLVLLEVPYADALSVAGIRIQEEESPIPGEICADTGKVGASAKTASIEDEDIIICRCERVGRKAIVEQLRAGVRDMNHLKAVLRPGMGSCGGKTCRELILGICREEGIRLSEVTPSTYRPFEAEVPLAAFCGCKNEKSGG from the coding sequence ATGAGTTCAGCAGCAAGAATCACAAATCATCCCATAATAGACGTCGTCGAGAGGCGGGAGATTCCGTTCACGTTTAACGGCACGAAACTCACCGCCAAGGAAGGCGAAGTCATATCCTCGGCGCTTTTCGCGAACGGCGTTCATGAATTCGGCCATCATCCCAGGGACGGGAGTCCCCAGGGAATATTCTGCGTGAACGGCCAGTGTTCTCAGTGCCTGGTCATCGCGGACGGCGTGCCTGTCAAGGCATGTATGACTCTCGTCCGGAAGGACATCGATGTGCGAAGCTGCGAGGGCCTGCCTTCGCTCCCCGAGTTCGATGAGCCCGTTTCTTTCGAGGAGGTTCCCCAGTTTGACACGGAAGTGCTCGTCATCGGCGCCGGCCCCGCAGGCCTCTGCGCAAGTATCGAGCTTGGGAAGCTTGGTCTGAACGTAATTCTCATCGACGACAAGCCGGCGCTCGGGGGAAAACTGACCCTTCAGACGCATCAATTCTTCGGCTCCAGAACTGATTGTTTCGCTGGCACGAGAGGGATTGACATTGCAGAGCTCTTATCCAGACAATTGGCCGAGCTCTCCAACGTGGAGGTGTGGACTCAATCACTTGCCGTCGGAGTGTTCCTGGACAGAAAGGTCGGAGTCCTTCGTTCCGGGCGGTACGTTCTCGTCTCACCCAAGATTCTTCTTGTAGCGTGCGGGGCACGAGAGAAGAGCCTTGGTTTTGTCGGTTGTGACTTGCCCGGCGTGTACGGCGCGGGTGCATTTCAGACTCTCGCCAACAGGGACTTGGTGAGACCCGCAGAGAAGCTCTTTGTCGTGGGCGGTGGGAACGTCGGTCTGATAGGAAGCTATCATGCGCTTCAGGCCGGCATCAAGGTTGCCGGACTGTGCGAAGCCCTGCCGGAGTGTACCGGTTACAAGGTGCACCTCGACAAGATCAGAAGGCTTGGCGTGTCCGTTTTCACTTCCCACACCGTAGTCAGAGCAGAAGGAAAGGGCCGAGTGACCGGCGTCACAATCGCCCGGTGCGGCAAGGACTTTAAGCCCATCGCAGGCACTGAGAAATCCTTCAAAGTTGACACAATCCTCATTGCCGTCGGTCTTTCCTCTGTAAACGAACTGTTTCTCCAGGCCAAAGAGTGCGGCATGGAGGTTTACGCGGCCGGAGATTCGGAGGAGATTGCCGAAGCGAGCGCAGCCATTTTCAGCGGGAAGCTCCTTGGCCGCAAGATTGCGCGTCGGCTCAACGTGGAATGCGACATTCCTCCTGAATGGGAAGGACTCGCCTGCGTGTTGCGCAGCAAGCCGGGCCCCGTGCACGAACCGGACGCGCCTCCGCCGGGCCTGTTGAGATTCCCCGTGATCAGATGCGTTCAGGAGATCCCGTGCAACCCCTGCACCAAAGTCTGCCCCAAGAAGGCGATATTCATTCCCGGTGATTCGCTCATGGGGAGACCTCAGTTCAGGCGGGCGTGCCTCGGCTGCGCGAGGTGCGTTGCAGGCTGCCCGGGTCTTGCCATCGTGATGGTGGAGCTTGATTACGACCCCGAAGGGAAAGTCGCCCTCCTCACCGTGCCCTTCGAATTCTCGGAGGAAGTGATTCCTGAAGGAAAGCAAGTCGAAACCGCGGATTTCGAGGGGAAGCGGTTGGGCCACGGAACCGTGGTGGCCGTGAAGAACAATCCCACGCAGAATAGGTGCAGGCTCGTCCTGCTCGAGGTTCCGTACGCGGATGCTCTATCGGTCGCCGGGATAAGAATTCAAGAAGAGGAATCTCCGATCCCGGGCGAAATCTGCGCGGACACGGGCAAGGTCGGCGCGTCTGCGAAAACGGCCTCCATTGAAGATGAAGACATCATTATCTGCCGCTGCGAAAGGGTCGGGAGGAAGGCGATCGTAGAGCAGCTCAGGGCCGGCGTGAGGGACATGAACCACCTCAAGGCCGTACTGAGGCCCGGGATGGGATCGTGTGGAGGGAAAACTTGCAGGGAACTTATCCTCGGGATTTGCAGGGAAGAAGGGATAAGGCTTTCTGAAGTGACGCCGTCGACGTATCGGCCCTTTGAAGCAGAGGTGCCGCTGGCTGCCTTCTGCGGATGCAAGAACGAGAAGAGCGGAGGCTGA
- a CDS encoding FAD-dependent oxidoreductase, giving the protein MENYDVIVAGAGSVGLPSACYLADKGLSVCVIEKEPSVGQGQNKAAIGGARATHSDPAKIRLCQESLKVFSSWKDDRGEDVGWKKGGYCFPVYRESEEKTLKGILPVQKKFDLNIDWVDPATIKRLIPGVNPNELRGGTYSPDDGQVSPLLVASSYYRLCVSKGVKFAFQEEIVEVTQSRGKIKAIRTNMNDYSSGILLNAAGARARELGKLCGQDIPVVPDSHEGGISAPVQMFLEPLVVDMRPGSDGKSSNFYFGQTSEGQIIFCYTPADPFVGGERRSLSEFMPSVGRRLVELMPRLRNLLVRRCWRGLYPMTPDGNPIIGKVAEPEGLFLAVGACGQGLMMGPGVGRNIAELISTGRPLMEEEIFERMSVHRDFSAAKAEALR; this is encoded by the coding sequence GTGGAGAATTACGATGTCATAGTGGCCGGCGCAGGTAGCGTCGGACTTCCTAGCGCCTGCTATCTGGCAGACAAGGGACTCAGCGTCTGCGTGATAGAGAAGGAGCCTTCGGTCGGCCAGGGTCAGAACAAGGCCGCCATAGGAGGCGCGAGGGCGACGCATTCTGACCCTGCCAAGATAAGGCTCTGCCAGGAGAGTCTCAAGGTTTTCTCTTCGTGGAAAGATGATCGCGGGGAGGACGTAGGGTGGAAGAAGGGGGGTTATTGCTTTCCCGTTTACCGAGAGTCCGAAGAGAAGACACTCAAGGGGATTCTGCCCGTCCAGAAGAAATTCGATCTCAACATCGACTGGGTCGACCCCGCGACGATAAAGAGGCTCATTCCCGGCGTGAATCCGAATGAACTCAGGGGAGGAACCTATTCGCCCGACGACGGCCAGGTCTCTCCTCTGCTTGTGGCGAGCTCCTATTACAGGCTCTGCGTATCGAAAGGCGTGAAGTTCGCGTTTCAGGAGGAAATCGTAGAGGTCACGCAGAGTCGAGGAAAGATAAAGGCGATTCGCACAAACATGAACGACTATTCTTCGGGAATTCTCCTAAACGCAGCGGGCGCCCGTGCGAGGGAGTTGGGCAAATTGTGCGGCCAGGACATTCCGGTTGTCCCCGACAGTCACGAAGGTGGAATCTCGGCTCCCGTTCAGATGTTCCTCGAACCCCTTGTTGTGGACATGAGGCCCGGGTCCGACGGGAAGAGCTCGAACTTCTATTTCGGCCAGACCTCCGAGGGGCAGATCATTTTTTGCTACACCCCCGCTGATCCGTTCGTCGGCGGGGAAAGAAGAAGCCTTTCCGAGTTCATGCCCAGCGTGGGTAGGAGGCTTGTGGAGTTGATGCCGAGGCTCAGAAACCTACTCGTTCGAAGGTGCTGGAGAGGTCTTTACCCGATGACTCCCGACGGCAATCCCATAATCGGCAAGGTTGCAGAGCCCGAAGGTCTGTTCTTGGCCGTCGGCGCGTGCGGACAGGGATTGATGATGGGGCCGGGTGTCGGGAGGAACATCGCCGAGCTTATCTCCACCGGTCGGCCTCTGATGGAGGAAGAGATTTTCGAACGGATGAGCGTTCATCGGGATTTCTCAGCGGCGAAAGCTGAAGCGCTGCGTTAG
- a CDS encoding SpoIIE family protein phosphatase, translating to MRENTIDVEKVAHEDCLFALRFTEELNGAGTFDQLVEIILLNLATALSAERSALFLFNRLNTSLSGFVNRPSHDTAFSNIKLPVEEPFIASLIHSGVPTMGRKEVVEGRLDQRLKDFLKTSLNSSLCVPLLGEEGGFGVICAFDKRAGEEFSNRDLSLAAAMAAPISLALRLSSNKNELRKSVLEWEMLYEVGRAVGSSFDVQAVLNSVLEALHMVLRYEAAGIYLIRSDTMEIRAITTKGYDPGVEEKIKLKVGEGLVGWAVKTGRGLIVPETQNDPRYYQVRSATNSEMVVPLTAGDAVIGAFNVESDKHNAYTEDHLELLTAFANQVGILIERTRLHDELEKRRWIEDELKIARQIQTSFLPSSCPALTDFEVCGTNISYEEVGGDYYDFINIVKHQIGIAIADVSGKGIPASLIMASYRASLRAEIRNNYAIRTILAKVNALLCESVESGAFVTAFYGVLDTKNKVLTFSNAGHYPPILIRKDGRMELLTEGGPVLGVIPGTSYEERPVGLSSGDLLVLYTDGVIDAMNVSREQFGQERLERLLLSSIDAPAEAVMQRIIDEVASFRGAAKQNDDLTLVVLKAR from the coding sequence GTGAGAGAGAATACTATTGATGTCGAAAAAGTTGCACACGAGGATTGCTTGTTTGCGCTCCGGTTCACTGAGGAGCTGAACGGTGCAGGCACCTTTGACCAGCTCGTAGAGATTATCCTTCTTAACTTGGCCACCGCTCTCTCTGCGGAGAGGTCGGCTCTTTTTCTCTTCAACAGGCTGAACACCTCGCTCTCCGGGTTCGTCAATCGTCCTTCCCACGACACGGCATTCTCGAACATCAAATTGCCGGTCGAAGAGCCCTTTATCGCTTCTCTGATTCACTCCGGAGTCCCCACGATGGGACGCAAAGAGGTTGTCGAGGGAAGGCTCGATCAGCGGCTCAAGGACTTTCTCAAAACCAGTCTGAACTCGAGCCTCTGCGTGCCGCTCTTGGGCGAAGAAGGTGGCTTCGGCGTGATATGTGCGTTCGATAAGCGAGCCGGCGAGGAATTTTCCAACAGAGACCTCTCGCTTGCCGCGGCAATGGCCGCACCGATTTCCCTGGCCCTGAGGCTTTCCAGCAACAAGAACGAGCTCAGAAAGAGCGTGCTAGAGTGGGAGATGCTATATGAAGTCGGCAGGGCCGTGGGGTCTTCATTTGACGTTCAGGCCGTCCTCAACTCCGTGCTGGAGGCGCTGCACATGGTGCTTCGATATGAGGCCGCCGGAATCTACTTGATTCGTTCCGACACGATGGAAATACGAGCCATAACTACGAAAGGCTACGACCCGGGGGTCGAGGAAAAGATCAAGTTGAAGGTCGGCGAGGGTCTCGTCGGATGGGCCGTGAAGACCGGTCGTGGTCTGATCGTTCCCGAGACGCAGAACGATCCGAGGTACTATCAGGTGAGGTCCGCGACCAATTCAGAAATGGTCGTTCCGCTGACCGCCGGAGACGCCGTGATTGGCGCCTTCAACGTGGAGAGCGACAAGCACAACGCGTACACGGAGGACCACCTGGAGTTGCTGACGGCCTTCGCAAACCAGGTGGGAATCTTGATAGAACGCACCAGACTCCACGACGAACTGGAGAAAAGGCGCTGGATCGAGGACGAACTCAAGATTGCCCGCCAAATCCAGACGAGCTTTCTCCCCTCCTCGTGCCCCGCGCTCACGGACTTCGAAGTGTGCGGAACAAACATTTCGTACGAGGAAGTCGGGGGTGATTATTACGATTTCATAAACATAGTGAAACATCAAATCGGCATCGCAATCGCCGACGTGTCGGGAAAGGGCATCCCCGCCTCACTGATAATGGCGAGTTACAGAGCGAGCCTCAGGGCGGAGATAAGAAACAACTACGCCATAAGGACAATCCTGGCCAAGGTCAACGCCCTTCTCTGCGAAAGCGTCGAGAGCGGGGCTTTCGTCACTGCTTTCTACGGTGTCCTTGACACGAAGAACAAGGTACTCACATTTTCAAACGCCGGCCACTACCCGCCCATTCTCATAAGAAAAGACGGCCGGATGGAGCTCCTCACCGAAGGAGGACCGGTCTTGGGTGTCATCCCCGGCACAAGTTACGAGGAGAGACCCGTGGGCCTCTCGAGCGGCGACCTACTGGTCCTCTACACCGACGGCGTGATCGACGCAATGAATGTCTCGCGCGAACAATTCGGGCAGGAGCGGCTCGAAAGGCTACTGCTTTCTTCAATCGACGCGCCCGCGGAAGCAGTGATGCAGCGCATAATCGATGAGGTCGCCTCGTTCAGAGGAGCCGCAAAACAGAACGACGACCTCACACTGGTCGTGTTGAAGGCACGTTGA